The following coding sequences lie in one Aspergillus puulaauensis MK2 DNA, chromosome 3, nearly complete sequence genomic window:
- a CDS encoding mitochondrial 37S ribosomal protein uS15m (BUSCO:EOG092643JW;~COG:J;~EggNog:ENOG410PID3;~InterPro:IPR009068,IPR005290,IPR000589;~PFAM:PF00312;~go_component: GO:0005840 - ribosome [Evidence IEA];~go_function: GO:0003735 - structural constituent of ribosome [Evidence IEA];~go_process: GO:0006412 - translation [Evidence IEA]) has protein sequence MPPRIPFQPSLKAFNGSSYVQSPLARLSLNPNKTSVRAGSAESREHKRHDPFLLAQSRQRKAANLSRQRALAAERDGSAGDPVHGKSTPFIEELQVKQFGKHEPHPNHFLTPEELSRSLEHSKRLTSPIENLNRATADPQLEKEAAERHLQEDLNAQEAINRIVNIRNGNTADQMRLRIQKCIETFGRHNTDKALPPRPASVPPESATVHLEKTPRAGPDTGSPEVQVAILTAKILNLSRHLETTRKDKHNKRNLRILVHKRQKLLRYLRRKERGGPRWNYLIEMLGLSEASWNGEISM, from the exons ATGCCTCCACGAATCCCATTCCAGCCTTCACTCAAGGCTTTCAATG GCTCCTCATATGTTCAAAGCCCGCTTGCTAGACTCTCGCTGAACCCGAACAAAACGTCTGTGAGAGCCGGGTCCGCTGAATCGAGAGAACACAAAAGACATGATCCTTTTTTACTGGCCCAGTCGCGTCAGCGTAAAGCTGCCAACTTATCCCGTCAACGAGCTCTCGCCGCGGAGCGCGATGGCTCTGCCGGCGACCCCGTGCACGGAAAATCAACACCATTTATCGAAGAGCTACAAGTGAAGCAATTCGGAAAACATGAACCGCATCCCAACCATTTCCTCACGCCGGAAGAGCTCAGCAGATCTCTTGAACATTCGAAGCGCTTGACCTCCCCTATCGAAAACCTGAACAGAGCAACAGCAGACCCGCAGCTGGAGAAAGAAGCCGCAGAAAGGCACCTCCAGGAAGATCTGAACGCTCAGGAAGCAATCAATAGAATTGTGAATATCAGAAATGGAAATACTGCGGATCAAATGCGCCTCCGCATACAGAAGTGCATTGAGACGTTTGGGCGACACAACACGGACAAGGCGTTGCCCCCTAGGCCCGCCAGTGTGCCACCAGAGTCAGCCACCGTTCATTTGGAAAAAACTCCTCGTGCTGGCCCCGACACCGGCTCCCCGGAAGTCCAGGTCGCAATTCTCACCGCGAAGATTTTAAACCTCTCGAGGCATCTGGAAACCACTAGGAAGGATAAGCACAATAAGCGCAACCTGCGAATACTCGTTCACAAGAGACAGAAGCTGCTTCGATATTTGCGCCGGAAGGAAAGGGGAGGTCCTAGGTGGAATTACCTGATCGAGATGCTTGGGTTGTCGGAAGCTTCATGGAACGGCGAGATTAGCATGTAA
- a CDS encoding uncharacterized protein (COG:S;~EggNog:ENOG410PXY6), with protein MRTRSQPASPGGLVSLDDMQRATRRMTRSASRGPSQEPTSQQPSTEQPREPVTQPTTRSKSQPRTTKKTATTKKTTSVASKTKPQTRKGSKRGTRSASRKTNQAASEEAQESIGESYMETARMDNENDAEAGIDQPESGPSTDVALLEPKNTELNRKRSRTETSPDMDAEPVTPHANKRRNLGPPGSTPYARRTNRRMSRAVPLTDRQRRRTVESEGRIHSTIFRLPEYVAQTEADRRASETSASPVPPSEPLQTGLDLSSEQDQKAVVEEEPTAAQAPSTPETPRRSWRGLFGSVPRSFSRLLPRFGRGRARSEAPATQQPASERIQRTRPVEASPAAAAEAASPPRRRSSEEPPAKRPRNLSYSLFPAPIDRKLFLGDIPTKSTATAAAAKPAAGPTPEPASEPTPEPASGPAPALQPAQQDMPQKIETQHSTTSTERGRESTKNNATETQKKKRKRSPSPDVIPNPVGCSYGMDLDYFCYSSEDEDEAEPALPQTEPRKADTLGKTALRNLAQTERPASKKVRFDASPEDTPSKRRARATDPYNGTHFIGMGGPQTSSAPTTPTPTTPTPESRLIDPRQRPGFIPNRSGTFELDYDAFSDDSDSSGSESPSVPAPAADTTPPISTQPDIPQSAQPSSPRASPRPAARAAQALSTPAKVNPALDKARSEAERYKPKTPSGLRTASRYSSPLTAPTPDLTPAQPAEKSTEKFGDDKFAKDAQWLYENCPSGDLRQLVWPERQAFGEGLNVSADSLRILDEIWDPAEVDNAYDVFQREYADFQKTNAIA; from the exons ATGCGTACTCGTTCtcaaccagcttctcctggTGGTCTCGTTTCTCTTGATGATATGCAACGTGCTACTCGACGAATGACAAGATCCGCTTCTCGGGGTCCCTCTCAAGAACCCACTTCGCAGCAACCCAGCACCGAGCAGCCCAGAGAGCCTGTAACACAACCAACAACTCGCTCCAAGAGCCAACCACGCACAACGAAGAAGACTGCTACCACCAAGAAAACCACATCTGTTGCATCAAAAACTAAGCCGCAAACCCGCAAAGGTTCCAAGCGTGGGACGCGAAGCGCCTCGCGCAAGACCAATCAAGCTGCGTCAGAAGAAGCACAAGAGTCAATTGGCGAGAGCTACATGGAAACCGCGCGAATGGATAATGAAAATGACGCTGAAGCGGGCATTGACCAACCTGAATCTGGTCCATCCACAGATGTTGCTTTATTGGAACCTAAGAACACAGAGC TCAACAGGAAAAGGTCGCGGACCGAAACCTCCCCTGATATGGACGCTGAACCCGTGACGCCGCATGCGAATAAACGCAGAAACCTGGGCCCGCCTGGAAGTACGCCTTATGCTCGGCGTACGAATCGCCGAATGTCCAGAGCTGTGCCATTAACTGACAGGCAGCGGCGCCGCACAGTGGAAAGTGAAGGTCGTATCCACAGCACGATCTTCCGCCTTCCTGAGTATGTAGCTCAGACTGAAGCTGACCGCCGCGCTTCCGAAACTTCTGCATCACCCGTCCCACCATCCGAACCTTTACAGACCGGCCTTGATCTATCTTCTGAACAGGACCAGAAggctgttgtggaagaagaacccaCTGCCGCCCAGGCGCCGTCCACCCCAGAAACCCCTCGACGTAGCTGGCGTGGACTATTCGGCTCTGTACCACGTAGCTTTAGCCGACTACTACCCAGATTCGGGCGTGGCCGTGCGAGGTCGGAAGCTCCAG CTACCCAGCAGCCTGCATCGGAGCGCATTCAACGTACTCGACCAGTTGAAGCGTCACCAGCTGCCGCTGCGGAAGCGGCATCGCCGCCTCGTCGCCGTTCGAGCGAAGAACCACCCGCGAAACGCCCCCGTAACCTATCGTACTCACTCTTCCCGGCTCCAATTGATCGCAAACTTTTCCTTGGGGATATTCCCACTAAGTCCACCGCGactgctgccgccgccaagCCTGCAGCAGGACCGACACCTGAGCCTGCATCTGAGCCCACACCTGAGCCTGCATCTGGGCCCGCGCCTGCTCTTCAACCTGCCCAGCAAGATATGCCTCAGAAAATAGAGACTCAACATTCTACCACATCCACCGAGAGAGGCCGCGAGAGCACCAAAAACAATGCAACCGAAacacaaaagaagaagcgcaagcgcTCCCCATCACCCGATGTCATCCCCAACCCCGTGGGGTGTAGCTATGGAATGGATCTAGATTACTTCTGCTACAGCTctgaggacgaagatgaagcggAACCTGCGCTTCCACAAACCGAACCTAGAAAAGCCGATACTCTTGGTAAGACCGCTCTTCGAAACCTCGCTCAGACAGAGAGACCAGCGTCGAAGAAGGTGCGTTTTGATGCAAGCCCTGAAGACACACCTTCGAAGCGTCGTGCTCGTGCCACCGACCCTTATAACGGAACGCACTTTATTGGAATGGGTGGACCCCAGACATCTTCTGCACCTACTACACCTACACCTACtacaccaacaccagaatCTCGCTTAATCGATCCCCGACAGCGGCCTGGTTTTATCCCCAATAGATCGGGAACCTTTGAACTTGATTATGATGCCTTCTCGGATGATTCGGACTCCAGTGGTTCCGAGTCTCCTAGTGTTCCTGCTCCCGCCGCCGATACTACGCCTCCCATTTCCACGCAACCTGATATCCCCCAAAG TGCCCaaccatcttctccccgcGCTTCCCCTCGCCCTGCTGCACGTGCTGCACAGGCACTATCGACTCCTGCGAAAGTCAACCCCGCCCTGGACAAGGCCCGTTCTGAAGCCGAGAGATACAAACCAAAGACGCCTAGTGGACTTCGTACTGCTAGCCGTTATTCAAGCCCTCTAACTGCCCCCACACCTGATCTTACCCCGGCACAGCCCGCGGAGAAGAGTACTGAGAAATTCGGTGATGATAAATTTGCAAAGGATGCTCAGTGGCTGTATGAAAATTGCCCATCCGGTGATCTTCGTCAGCTTGTTTGGCCCGAGAGGCAAGCCTTCGGTGAGGGTCTAAATGTCAGCGCCGACTCCCTTCGCATTTTGGATGAAATATGGGATCCGGCTGAAGTTGACAACGCATATGATGTATTCCAACGTGAATACGCTGATTTCCAGAAGACGAATGCTATTGCATAG
- a CDS encoding transferase family protein (COG:S;~EggNog:ENOG410PIK1;~InterPro:IPR023213,IPR003480;~go_function: GO:0016747 - transferase activity, transferring acyl groups other than amino-acyl groups [Evidence IEA]) codes for MVQVEVVESSLIFPTQKQRKTTVPLSILDAVVTNFAPTTAVWFFDAPIRNSVHLNWPSTLQESLRVTLSSFPHFAGELSKVENVPGGNHTQRFGRLQVTFGASADPGVDFSIARCAAALNEVVSSPAQRKSRDSQPWNLSCSAKAFLPDLSRSFRVQGDPKPKSPVSIRITEFGCGGVSVGVKISHPLADAQTLAVFMHRWSYEHTLLFCDQLATMSQPPGGSFNLEPPTFDPQLLDTRAAGDIDATSPDETLLTKSRSLPSSRYDWFWPAPDGDPGQNLPQGLTRSMVKSPGTPMPTADWDPSAPVSHTKLHISAAQIKRISELAGPSTSRHDAIVAHFWSAINRARGWGADERDVSLHISIGLRRRLGLPSSFLGSPILLTSVSMAGKDACQLAVRDVAGKINENLSLYTEEALKAQLHDLCFECAPQRFWAAYLGARHTIFTSWAHLNLYEVDFGGGRGNPRLVEPYMPVYDGILCLMEGRPEGKREHWCDDGVDVMVSLATDAVERLKADLHL; via the coding sequence AGTGCCTCTTTCAATCCTCGATGCGGTTGTCACTAACTTTGCGCCAACCACCGCCGTCTGGTTCTTCGACGCGCCGATCCGAAACAGCGTACATTTGAACTGGCCCTCGACCTTGCAAGAGTCCCTGCGAGTGACTCTGTCTTCTTTCCCCCATTTCGCCGGTGAATTGAGCAAGGTCGAGAATGTTCCTGGTGGTAACCATACACAGCGTTTTGGGAGACTCCAAGTCACCTTCGGTGCATCCGCAGATCCCGGTGTTGACTTCAGCATCGCTCGCTGTGCCGCTGCCTTGAATGAAGTGGTTTCTAGTCCTGCGCAGCGCAAATCCCGCGATTCTCAACCATGGAACTTGTCCTGCTCTGCAAAGGCCTTTCTCCCAGATCTCTCGCGTTCCTTCAGAGTACAAGGGGACCCAAAGCCAAAGTCTCCTGTGTCGATACGAATTACAGAGTTCGGTTGTGGCGGTGTCAGCGTCGGTGTTAAAATATCCCATCCGTTGGCCGACGCGCAAACCCTAGCTGTCTTTATGCATCGCTGGTCTTACGAACATactcttctcttctgcgaCCAGCTCGCAACTATGTCACAACCCCCAGGTGGTTCCTTTAATTTAGAGCCGCCAACATTCGACCCTCAACTTCTGGATACCCGCGCAGCGGGAGACATCGACGCTACTTCCCCAGACGAAACACTCCTCACAAAATCCCGCTCCCTCCCGTCGTCACGATATGACTGGTTCTGGCCAGCTCCTGATGGTGATCCCGGTCAAAATCTTCCACAGGGACTCACACGCTCCATGGTCAAATCCCCAGGAACACCAATGCCCACAGCAGACTGGGATCCCTCAGCGCCAGTCTCCCACACCAAACTTCACATCTCTGCCGCTCAGATTAAAAGGATATCGGAACTTGCCGGACCTAGTACTAGTCGTCACGATGCGATTGTTGCTCACTTTTGGAGCGCAATCAATCGTGCTCGCGGCTGGGGCGCTGATGAACGGGACGTTTCCTTGCACATCTCCATTGGACTGAGGAGACGCCTTGGTCTACCATCTTCATTCTTAGGAAGCCCGATTCTCCTTACGTCGGTGTCCATGGCTGGGAAGGATGCTTGCCAACTTGCAGTCCGTGACGTTGCAGGCAAGATCAATGAGAACTTATCATTGTACACGGAGGAAGCGTTGAAAGCGCAGCTCCATGACCTTTGCTTCGAATGCGCTCCACAGAGATTCTGGGCGGCATATCTAGGTGCACGGCATACAATATTTACAAGTTGGGCACATCTCAATTTGTATGAGGTTGACTTTGGAGGGGGACGGGGGAACCCAAGACTTGTTGAGCCGTACATGCCGGTGTACGATGGGATACTTTGTTTGATGGAAGGCAGACCGGAGGGCAAGCGGGAGCATTGGTGTGATGACGGCGTGGATGTTATGGTGTCTCTTGCCACTGATGCAGTGGAGAGGTTGAAAGCCGACCTTCATTTATAG